One genomic region from Panthera tigris isolate Pti1 chromosome D1, P.tigris_Pti1_mat1.1, whole genome shotgun sequence encodes:
- the LMO1 gene encoding rhombotin-1, giving the protein MMVLDKEDGVPMLSVQPKGKQKGCAGCNRKIKDRYLLKALDKYWHEDCLKCACCDCRLGEVGSTLYTKANLILCRRDYLRLFGTTGNCAACSKLIPAFEMVMRARDNVYHLDCFACQLCNQRFCVGDKFFLKNNMILCQMDYEEGQLNGTFESQVQ; this is encoded by the exons GCGTGCCGATGCTCTCCGTCCAGCCCAAAGGGAAGCAGAAGGGCTGTGCGGGCTGCAACCGCAAGATCAAGGACCGCTACCTGCTGAAGGCACTGGACAAGTACTGGCACGAGGACTGTCTCAAGTGTGCCTGCTGTGACTGCCGCCTGGGCGAGGTGGGCTCCACCCTCTACACCAAGGCCAACCTCATCCTGTGCCGACGCGACTATCTGAG GCTTTTTGGCACCACAGGAAACTGCGCCGCCTGCAGCAAGCTGATCCCAGCCTTCGAGATGGTGATGCGGGCCCGGGACAACGTATATCACCTCGACTGCTTCGCCTGCCAGCTCTGCAACCAGAG ATTTTGTGTGGGAGACAAGTTCTTCCTGAAGAACAACATGATCTTGTGTCAGATGGACTATGAGGAGGGACAGCTCAATGGCACCTTTGAATCCCAGGTTCAGTAA